A stretch of DNA from Ensifer sp. WSM1721:
ACTATGAAACCGTGCTTGCAGCGGTCGACGTCAATCTCGTGCTTTACAGCTACCCGGCAAAGGACGGCTCCGACATCAGCTTCGAATTGATGGACCATTTCGCCGACAATCCCCGTGTCATCGGCATCAAGGAAAGCTCAGGGGTGCTGCAGCGGGCGATCGATATTGCCAGCCGCTATGAAGGCAAGATCCAGCTTGTCAGCGGATCGGACGACATCGCGCTCGACTTCATGTTCTGGGGTGCGGAAAGCTGGATTTGCGGACCGTCGAACTGCATGGCAAAAGCCTGCTGTGATCTCGATCGTACATATAAATCAGGCGATATCGCCAAGGCGCGCGAGATGATGAAGACGCTTTACCGGGCGATGAACATTCTCGAATCCGGCAAGTTCGTCCAGAAGATCAAGTATGGCTGCGAGCTGCAGGGCTTGCCCGTCGGCGAGTGCCGTGCGCCGCTCGGACCGCTGACGGAAGCGGAGAAATCCGAATTCCGTGCCGCCATGCAGCCGATCCTCAACTGGTAAGTTTTGGGAGCCGCGGGCGCCCGGTTGTGCCGGACGCCCATATTGCTTCTTGCATTCAAGGATCGGGCCATGCGGTTTAAAAGGGTGCTTTCCGTCGTCGAATGCCATGCGGAGGGCGAGAGCGGAAAGGTCATCGTCGGCGGTATCGGACAGGTGCCGGGTAAGACGATGTTCGACAAGAAGCTTCATC
This window harbors:
- the dapA gene encoding 4-hydroxy-tetrahydrodipicolinate synthase, with protein sequence MKLTGVMPALVTPFDKNDKIDFKAFEKLLVHLREAGVTGWVPNGSTGEYFSQSTEERRDVLQFVKDFAKPGEILIAGTNAPATREVIEQTAMAKEIGYDAVLLAPPFYTRPTQEELIKHYETVLAAVDVNLVLYSYPAKDGSDISFELMDHFADNPRVIGIKESSGVLQRAIDIASRYEGKIQLVSGSDDIALDFMFWGAESWICGPSNCMAKACCDLDRTYKSGDIAKAREMMKTLYRAMNILESGKFVQKIKYGCELQGLPVGECRAPLGPLTEAEKSEFRAAMQPILNW